The Thermodesulfobacteriota bacterium sequence GCCATGGGGGTGAACCACATCGAGCGCGAAGGGGTTTCCTACACCCACCCGTCCCACTTCGTCCTGGTGGGCACCATGAACCCCGAGGAGGGGGAGCTGCGGCCCCAGCTCCTGGACCGCTTCGGCCTGTGCGTGGACGTGACCGGCATCCGCGACCCGGCGCTGCGGGTCGAGGTGCTCAAGCGCCGGCGGGCCTACGAGGCCGACCCGGCCGCCTTCCGCCGGGCTTGGGAAGCCGAGGATGCCCGCCTGCGGGAGGCCATCGTGCGGGCCGAGAGGCTTCTGCCCCGGGTGGAGGCCGGCGACGACGTCCTCCAGGTCATCGCCGCCCTGAGCGTCGACCTGGGGGTGGACGGCCACCGCGCCGACGTGGCCCTGGGGAAGACCGTGGCCGCCCTGGCCGCCTTCCGGGGCCGCACCGCGGTGACCGACGCCGACATCGCCGAGGCAGCCGCCCTGGTCTACCCCCACCGGATGAAGAAGACCCCCTTCGAGGAGCGCATCCTCTCCCAGGAAGAAGTGGTGGCCTCCGTGCGCCGCACCCGGGAAGCTCAGGAGGAGCAGCGGGCCGCGGCTAAAAAAAAAGCCCTCACCTGAGCCCCGAGAAGAAGCCCGAGGACCGGCTGGTCCTCGAAGAGCGGGTGTACGCGCCGTCGGGCCTCTTCCGGGTGCGCGGCACCCTGGTGACGCGCCGGGCCCGCCCGAGCCTCTCCCGGGGGCGCCGCATCAAGAACGTCCCCTCCCCCGACGCCGGCCGCTACGTGCGCGCCCGCCTGCCCCTGGGCAGGCCCCGCTCCCTGGCCGTGGACGCCACCCTGCGGGCCGCCGCCCCCCACCAGCTGCGCCGCCGCGCCGAAGAAGCGGCCGCGGGCGGCGAGGGTGCCGCCGGCAGGACCACGGTGCTCCTGGTGCGGTCGCCGGACCTGCGCGAGAAGGTGCGCACCCGAACCTCGGGGGTGAGCCTGCTCTTCGGGGTGGACGCTTCCGGGTCCATGGGGGCCGAGGAGGTCATGGCCCGGGCCAAGGGGATCGTGCTGTCGCTGCTCGCCGACGCGTACCAGAAGCGCGACCGGGTGGGCCTGCTGGCGTTTCGGGGCACCGAGGCCCGCCTGGTGCTTCCGTTCACCACCAGCGTGGGCCAGGCGCAGCTGCGGCTGCGGGAGCTCCCCACGGGGGGCAAGTCCCCCCTGGCCCTGGCCCTGGCCAAGAGCCTCGAGGTGTTCGGCCGGGAGGCCCGCAAGCACCCAGGCCGCACCCCGCTCCTGGTGCTGCTCACCGACGGCAAGGCCAACATCAGCATGGAGGGCCGCGACCCCTTCGAGGAGGCCCTGACCCGCGCCCGGCGGCTGCGCGCCGCCGGCATCCGCAGCCTGGTGGTGGACACGGACCAGACGTGGATCGACTTCTACCCCTACCCCCGGGTGCTCGCCCAGGCCCTGGGGGCCCCGTGCCTGCCCCTGCGGGAGCTGGAGCGGGGCCGGGTCATCGACTTCATGAACCTGGGGGGAGACCCTTCCCGGCGGGCTGCCGTCAGTAGATGACCCCGGCCCCCGGCCGGAGCACCTCGATGACGTCGAACCAGTCGCCGCTCGCCTCCAGGACGGCTTCCTCCAGCACGCCGGGGGAGAGGCCCGCCTGGGACCAGAGCCGGGCGGGGAGCTCGAGCTCCTTGAGGGAACCGGCAGCGACGGCACCGGTCCCCGGTTCCTCCACCTCTGCCACCGCGTGGCCGAGGTGCAGCAACGCGGCGTCCACCGGGAAGCTTCGCGCCGCCGCGGGCTCGTGGTGGAACTGGACGGGCTCCCAGAGGCTCTCGGGCAGACCCCAGGATCTCAGGAGCTCGCCCCCCACGTCGGCATGGGTAAACCCCAGCGCCGCGCGTTCCCGCGCCAGGAGCTCGGCGCCGGTTCGAGGCGGGGGTTCCGCGCAGGCCCGGCACGCCCCGGGCGCCTGATGGCACAGGACGAGCCGCCCCACGTCGTGGAGGAGCCCCGAGACGAACCCCCGCTCCCGGTGTCGGGGCTGGCGCCGGGCCGCCAGGGC is a genomic window containing:
- a CDS encoding ATP-binding protein, translated to MPHSTVFPFSALVGQESMRLALILNVIDPTIDGVLIRGEKGTAKSTAVRALAQLLPEIPVVADCPFRCHPARARDMCAACRLRLEEGRTLPVESQRMRVLDLPVGATEDRVVGSLDIEQALKTGEKRFEMGLLAKVHRGILYVDEVNLLEDHIVDVLLDAAAMGVNHIEREGVSYTHPSHFVLVGTMNPEEGELRPQLLDRFGLCVDVTGIRDPALRVEVLKRRRAYEADPAAFRRAWEAEDARLREAIVRAERLLPRVEAGDDVLQVIAALSVDLGVDGHRADVALGKTVAALAAFRGRTAVTDADIAEAAALVYPHRMKKTPFEERILSQEEVVASVRRTREAQEEQRAAAKKKALT
- a CDS encoding VWA domain-containing protein — its product is MYAPSGLFRVRGTLVTRRARPSLSRGRRIKNVPSPDAGRYVRARLPLGRPRSLAVDATLRAAAPHQLRRRAEEAAAGGEGAAGRTTVLLVRSPDLREKVRTRTSGVSLLFGVDASGSMGAEEVMARAKGIVLSLLADAYQKRDRVGLLAFRGTEARLVLPFTTSVGQAQLRLRELPTGGKSPLALALAKSLEVFGREARKHPGRTPLLVLLTDGKANISMEGRDPFEEALTRARRLRAAGIRSLVVDTDQTWIDFYPYPRVLAQALGAPCLPLRELERGRVIDFMNLGGDPSRRAAVSR
- a CDS encoding HDOD domain-containing protein, with the protein product MTPRELVDGVSGLVSLPDVWLRISQLLDDPRADAAALGEVVAHDPALTSRLLRLVNSACYGLPSRVETVSRAVALVGNEELRHLVLSSAATGALQRLKPEGFDLDAFWHHSVHCALLVRALAARRQPRHRERGFVSGLLHDVGRLVLCHQAPGACRACAEPPPRTGAELLARERAALGFTHADVGGELLRSWGLPESLWEPVQFHHEPAAARSFPVDAALLHLGHAVAEVEEPGTGAVAAGSLKELELPARLWSQAGLSPGVLEEAVLEASGDWFDVIEVLRPGAGVIY